The following are from one region of the Streptomyces decoyicus genome:
- a CDS encoding TQO small subunit DoxD → MVHANRTIGAELGGVAVEGSGAGLRGQLARHALLPLRLFLGATFLYAGIDKLTDPAFLAAGGPGSLGEMLRQVHDAAALPQLVELAQKNPVGLGYAIAAGELAVGLGTLVGLLGRLAALGGALISLTLWLTVSWATTPYYYGNDLAYLVAWVPLVLAGTPMFSLDAALAHRRKRHGTQLFG, encoded by the coding sequence ATGGTTCACGCGAATCGTACGATCGGTGCCGAATTGGGAGGGGTGGCCGTTGAGGGCTCCGGCGCCGGGTTGCGGGGTCAGCTGGCGCGCCATGCGCTGCTCCCGTTGCGGCTCTTTCTGGGAGCCACTTTCCTCTACGCGGGGATCGACAAGCTGACGGATCCGGCGTTCCTGGCGGCCGGTGGCCCGGGGTCGCTCGGTGAGATGCTGCGTCAGGTGCATGACGCGGCGGCGCTGCCGCAGCTCGTGGAGCTCGCACAGAAGAATCCGGTGGGGCTCGGCTATGCCATCGCGGCCGGTGAACTGGCCGTGGGCCTCGGGACTCTCGTGGGGCTGCTGGGGCGGCTGGCGGCCCTGGGCGGTGCGCTGATCTCGCTGACCCTCTGGCTCACCGTGAGCTGGGCGACCACGCCCTACTACTACGGCAACGACCTCGCCTATCTGGTGGCCTGGGTCCCGCTCGTCCTGGCCGGTACACCGATGTTCTCCCTGGACGCCGCCCTGGCCCACCGCCGCAAGCGGCACGGGACGCAGTTGTTCGGCTAG
- a CDS encoding GMC oxidoreductase: MPQENSARNQDRNGDRDAHDTHAAPDAIDAPDANGSQDDGYDYDVLVVGSGFGGSVSALRLTEKGYRVGVLEAGRRFTRETLPKNSWDLKSYLWAPALGLYGIQRIHLLGNVMVLAGAGVGGGSLNYANTLYVPPKPFFDDPQWKHITDWQEELKPYYDQAQRMLGVRLNPTMTPSDVHLKATAQAMGVGDSFHMAPVGVFFGDGRDAVGEEGAEAAKAAPGEEVADPYFGGAGPSRKACTECGECMTGCRHGAKNTLNENYLYLAERAGAVIHPMTSVVALTEDSRGGFAVGTLPTDNKKKGEGRTFTARRVIIAAGTYGTQSLLHRMKDSGRLPYISGRLGSLTRTNSEALVGAQTDNRRYRKRHGARKADFTKGVAITSSIHPDENTHIEPVRYGKGSNAMGGMTILQVPYRPTGRVAGWLGNVARHPWLALRSLSNRRWSERTIIGLVMQSLDNSLTTYRKPKGLGKGLLTARQGHGAPNPTQIPEATRAATLLSEEINGFAGSNIGELMGTPLTAHFLGGCPIGDSGDTGVIDPYHRLYGHPGISVVDGAAVSANLGVNPSLTITAQAERAMSLWPNKGEPDPRPAQGRAYERLAPVEPVRPAVPRKAFGALKLPLLAVPPVPPKKSLT, translated from the coding sequence GTGCCCCAGGAGAACTCTGCCCGAAATCAGGACCGGAACGGCGACCGGGACGCCCATGACACCCACGCTGCCCCTGACGCCATCGATGCCCCGGACGCCAACGGCTCCCAGGACGACGGGTACGACTACGACGTGCTCGTCGTCGGCTCCGGCTTCGGCGGCTCGGTCTCCGCGCTCCGGCTGACCGAGAAGGGCTACCGCGTCGGCGTCCTCGAAGCCGGCCGCCGCTTCACCCGCGAGACGCTCCCGAAGAACTCCTGGGACCTCAAGAGCTATCTGTGGGCCCCCGCCCTCGGCCTCTACGGCATCCAGCGCATCCACCTGCTGGGGAATGTCATGGTCCTGGCGGGTGCCGGGGTCGGCGGCGGTTCGCTGAACTACGCCAACACCCTCTACGTACCGCCCAAGCCGTTCTTCGACGACCCGCAGTGGAAGCACATCACGGACTGGCAGGAGGAGTTGAAGCCGTACTACGACCAGGCCCAGCGGATGCTGGGCGTACGGCTCAACCCCACGATGACGCCGTCCGATGTGCATCTGAAGGCGACCGCGCAGGCCATGGGCGTCGGCGACTCCTTCCACATGGCGCCGGTCGGGGTCTTCTTCGGGGACGGCCGGGACGCCGTCGGCGAGGAGGGAGCCGAAGCCGCGAAGGCGGCGCCCGGAGAAGAGGTCGCGGACCCGTACTTCGGTGGCGCGGGCCCCTCCCGCAAGGCGTGTACCGAGTGCGGTGAGTGCATGACGGGCTGCCGCCACGGCGCCAAGAACACCCTCAACGAGAACTACCTCTACCTCGCCGAGCGGGCGGGAGCCGTCATCCACCCGATGACCTCCGTCGTCGCGCTCACCGAGGACTCCCGCGGTGGCTTCGCCGTCGGCACGCTGCCGACCGACAACAAGAAGAAGGGCGAGGGCCGTACGTTCACGGCCCGGCGCGTGATCATCGCGGCCGGCACCTACGGCACGCAGAGCCTGCTGCACCGTATGAAGGACAGCGGGCGGCTCCCGTACATCTCCGGCCGGCTCGGCTCGCTGACCCGTACCAACTCCGAGGCGCTGGTGGGCGCGCAGACCGACAACCGCCGCTACCGCAAGCGGCACGGTGCCCGGAAGGCCGACTTCACCAAGGGCGTGGCGATCACGTCGTCGATCCACCCCGACGAGAACACCCACATCGAGCCGGTGCGCTACGGCAAGGGCTCCAACGCGATGGGTGGCATGACGATCCTCCAGGTTCCCTACCGGCCCACCGGACGCGTCGCGGGCTGGCTGGGCAACGTGGCCCGCCACCCCTGGCTGGCGCTCCGCTCGCTCTCCAACCGCCGCTGGTCGGAGCGGACCATCATCGGCCTGGTCATGCAGTCCCTCGACAACTCCCTGACGACGTACCGGAAGCCGAAGGGGCTGGGCAAGGGCCTGCTCACCGCACGCCAGGGCCACGGGGCCCCGAACCCGACCCAGATCCCCGAGGCCACCCGGGCGGCGACGCTGCTGTCCGAGGAGATCAACGGCTTCGCGGGCTCCAACATCGGGGAGCTGATGGGCACTCCGCTCACCGCGCACTTCCTCGGCGGCTGCCCGATCGGCGACTCGGGTGACACCGGTGTCATCGACCCCTACCACCGTCTCTACGGCCACCCGGGCATCTCGGTCGTCGACGGCGCCGCGGTCTCCGCCAATCTCGGCGTCAACCCGTCCCTGACGATCACCGCGCAGGCCGAGCGCGCGATGTCGCTGTGGCCCAACAAGGGCGAGCCCGACCCGCGCCCCGCCCAGGGCCGGGCCTACGAGCGGCTGGCCCCCGTCGAGCCGGTCCGCCCCGCCGTTCCCCGAAAGGCGTTCGGCGCGCTGAAGCTGCCCCTCCTGGCCGTCCCGCCGGTACCGCCGAAGAAGTCCCTGACGTAG
- a CDS encoding LPXTG cell wall anchor domain-containing protein, producing MKLRRALTAAAATAVIAPAALLAAPAAFATGPDAEAGVSAEPTPGTPGSDPSDDTTAQPETPGTGDETAPGDDTPGDDTESGGETGDGDDSGPATPATPAAPATPGGGTKPSDSPKPTTPAEPTKPGEPGDEPDCTVDDAAIKVTVAGLPSKLVAGGGWKGFSVHLANTTDHTLDEVYPVLYAVPTGNIEHPKSQLDLEYQHPDTGKWTSFDEWTDGQYFGWFQLDAHQTAQLKLRIRADKGAEAGDGFALVAGDYQNKDGSCGWSEEQWYDFTILPAGSKPGEIPPAKPGKPGNKPGTQGGGKPVNTTKPKDGMDKLPVTGNLAETGASSALPAIGIVGGVAMAVGAGALFVVRRRKTDGAVAA from the coding sequence ATGAAGCTTCGCCGTGCCCTGACGGCTGCCGCCGCGACGGCCGTCATAGCCCCCGCCGCCCTGCTGGCGGCCCCCGCCGCGTTCGCGACCGGCCCCGACGCCGAGGCCGGCGTGAGCGCCGAGCCGACCCCGGGAACCCCCGGCTCGGACCCGTCCGACGACACCACCGCGCAGCCGGAAACCCCGGGCACCGGTGACGAGACCGCGCCGGGCGACGACACCCCGGGCGACGACACCGAGTCCGGCGGCGAGACCGGGGACGGGGACGACAGCGGACCGGCCACCCCGGCCACCCCGGCCGCCCCGGCCACGCCGGGCGGCGGCACCAAGCCCAGCGACTCCCCCAAGCCCACCACCCCGGCCGAGCCCACCAAGCCGGGCGAGCCCGGGGACGAGCCCGACTGCACCGTCGACGACGCCGCCATCAAGGTGACCGTCGCCGGACTGCCCTCCAAGCTCGTCGCGGGCGGCGGCTGGAAGGGCTTCAGCGTGCACCTGGCCAACACCACGGACCACACGCTGGACGAGGTCTACCCGGTCCTCTACGCGGTGCCGACCGGGAACATCGAGCACCCCAAGTCGCAGCTCGACCTGGAGTACCAGCACCCGGACACCGGCAAGTGGACCTCGTTCGACGAGTGGACCGACGGTCAGTACTTCGGCTGGTTCCAGCTCGACGCGCACCAGACCGCGCAGCTCAAGCTGCGGATCCGCGCCGACAAGGGCGCCGAGGCCGGTGACGGCTTCGCGCTGGTGGCGGGCGACTACCAGAACAAGGACGGCTCCTGCGGCTGGTCCGAGGAGCAGTGGTACGACTTCACGATCCTGCCTGCCGGCAGCAAGCCGGGCGAGATCCCGCCGGCCAAGCCCGGCAAGCCCGGCAACAAGCCCGGTACGCAGGGCGGCGGAAAGCCGGTCAACACCACCAAGCCGAAGGACGGCATGGACAAGCTGCCGGTGACCGGCAACCTCGCCGAGACCGGTGCCTCCTCCGCACTGCCGGCCATCGGCATCGTGGGCGGTGTCGCCATGGCCGTGGGTGCGGGCGCCCTCTTCGTGGTCCGGCGTCGTAAGACGGACGGTGCCGTCGCCGCGTAA
- a CDS encoding SRPBCC family protein codes for MRAISVSKDIEATPRQLFAVLRDPARHAELDGSGMLRGRPEGPSLLGPGDRFSMGMAQGRIAYRSVNVVVEYEKDRLIAWETWGEFRGRRLVGGQRWRYELTPVEGTGGPDGTVGTDGAGSGGTTRVTHTYDWSRARLPRLVVELPGFPKRMGPAMATSLERLASAVRV; via the coding sequence ATGAGGGCCATATCGGTCAGCAAGGACATCGAGGCCACACCGCGGCAGCTCTTCGCCGTCCTCCGGGACCCGGCCAGGCACGCCGAGCTGGACGGCTCGGGCATGCTGCGCGGCCGCCCGGAGGGCCCGTCGCTGCTGGGCCCCGGCGACCGGTTCAGCATGGGGATGGCGCAGGGGCGCATCGCGTACCGGTCGGTGAACGTCGTGGTGGAGTACGAGAAGGACCGGCTGATCGCCTGGGAGACCTGGGGTGAGTTCCGCGGCCGGCGGCTCGTCGGAGGCCAGCGCTGGCGCTACGAGCTGACGCCCGTGGAAGGCACGGGCGGCCCAGACGGCACGGTGGGCACGGACGGCGCCGGGAGCGGGGGCACCACCCGGGTCACCCACACCTACGACTGGTCGCGCGCCCGGCTCCCCCGCCTCGTCGTCGAACTCCCCGGCTTCCCGAAGCGGATGGGCCCGGCCATGGCCACGTCGCTGGAGCGGCTGGCCTCGGCCGTACGGGTCTGA
- a CDS encoding bestrophin-like domain: MPQWLVLTLAMGAACGVVLTITVLKERRISEDDDPSETPDVIEYLTMMVGVVYAIVLGLAIAGVWEARSAAEDTVRTEAQALHEVSARARAYPAPVRDRIRADVDAYVSYVVHKEWPVMAEKGELTRKGTDLLTKVRADVTDYHPGNDFQGQSYQPLVDQVAVADGARTARADAADSTLPGVVWFGLIIGGAISIGVMFTLQIRRSGRELLMAGLFSALIAFLLFLVWDFDAPFSRGIAATASPFFDLFPHP; the protein is encoded by the coding sequence ATGCCGCAATGGCTGGTACTGACCCTCGCCATGGGCGCTGCCTGTGGCGTCGTCCTGACCATCACCGTCCTCAAGGAGCGCCGGATCAGTGAGGACGACGACCCGAGCGAAACGCCCGATGTGATCGAGTATCTGACGATGATGGTGGGGGTGGTGTACGCGATCGTGCTGGGCCTGGCCATCGCCGGTGTCTGGGAGGCCAGAAGCGCGGCCGAGGACACCGTACGGACCGAGGCGCAGGCGCTGCACGAGGTCAGCGCGCGGGCCCGTGCCTACCCGGCGCCGGTGCGGGACCGGATCCGCGCGGACGTCGACGCGTATGTGTCGTACGTGGTGCACAAGGAGTGGCCGGTGATGGCCGAGAAGGGGGAGCTGACCCGCAAGGGCACCGATCTGCTGACGAAGGTCCGGGCGGATGTCACCGACTACCACCCGGGCAACGACTTCCAGGGGCAGTCCTACCAGCCCCTCGTCGACCAGGTCGCGGTGGCCGACGGGGCCCGCACCGCCCGTGCGGACGCGGCCGATTCGACGCTGCCGGGTGTGGTGTGGTTCGGGCTGATCATCGGTGGTGCCATTTCGATCGGCGTGATGTTCACCCTCCAGATCCGGCGTTCGGGGCGGGAGTTGCTGATGGCCGGGCTCTTCAGCGCGTTGATCGCCTTCCTGCTGTTCCTCGTCTGGGACTTCGACGCGCCGTTCAGCCGCGGCATCGCCGCCACCGCCTCGCCGTTCTTCGACCTGTTCCCGCATCCCTGA
- the guaA gene encoding glutamine-hydrolyzing GMP synthase → MPSAPPAAAPDVVLVVDFGAQYAQLIARRVREARVYSEIVPSTMPVAEMLAKNPKAIILSGGPSSVYAEDAPSLDRSLFEAGVPVFGMCYGFQLMATTLGGTVDNTGAREYGRTPLTVSRPGSTLFEGTPAEQPVWMSHGDACSAAPEGFTVTASTDVVPVAAFENDDKKLYGVQYHPEVMHSTHGQQVLEHFLYRGAGIEPSWTTTSVVEEQVAAIRAQVGTKRAICALSGGVDSSVAAAIVQKAIGDQLTCVYVDHGLQRKGESEQVEKDFVAATGVQLKVVDAEERFLAALAGVSDPEQKRKIIGREFIRVFEQAQAELVAEAGAEGEEVAFLVQGTLYPDIVESGGGTGTANIKSHHNVGGLPDDIEFQLVEPLRQLFKDEVRMVGSELGLPDEIVHRQPFPGPGLGIRIVGEVTKDRLDLLREADAIAREELTAAGLDREIWQCPVVLLADVRSVGVQGDGRTYGHPIVLRPVSSEDAMTADWTRMPYDVLARISTRITNEVADVNRVVLDVTSKPPGTIEWE, encoded by the coding sequence GTGCCATCAGCGCCCCCTGCCGCTGCCCCGGACGTCGTCCTCGTAGTCGACTTCGGCGCACAGTACGCCCAGCTCATCGCCCGCCGAGTCCGTGAGGCCCGGGTCTACAGCGAGATCGTGCCCTCCACCATGCCGGTGGCGGAGATGCTCGCCAAGAACCCGAAGGCGATCATCCTCTCCGGCGGCCCCTCATCGGTCTACGCCGAAGACGCCCCCAGCCTCGACCGCTCGCTCTTCGAGGCCGGTGTCCCGGTCTTCGGAATGTGTTACGGATTCCAGCTCATGGCCACCACCCTCGGTGGCACCGTCGACAACACCGGCGCCCGTGAGTACGGCCGTACCCCCCTGACCGTCTCCCGCCCCGGCTCCACCCTCTTCGAGGGCACGCCCGCCGAGCAGCCGGTGTGGATGTCGCACGGCGACGCCTGCTCCGCCGCCCCCGAGGGCTTCACGGTCACCGCGTCCACGGACGTGGTGCCGGTCGCCGCCTTCGAGAACGACGACAAGAAGCTCTACGGCGTCCAGTACCACCCCGAGGTCATGCACTCCACGCACGGCCAGCAGGTCCTGGAGCACTTCCTCTACCGCGGCGCGGGCATCGAGCCGAGCTGGACCACCACCAGCGTGGTCGAGGAGCAGGTCGCCGCGATCCGCGCCCAGGTCGGCACCAAGCGCGCCATCTGCGCGCTGTCCGGCGGCGTGGACTCCTCGGTGGCCGCTGCCATCGTGCAGAAGGCCATCGGCGACCAGCTGACCTGCGTCTACGTCGACCACGGCCTCCAGCGCAAGGGCGAGTCCGAGCAGGTCGAGAAGGACTTCGTGGCCGCCACCGGCGTCCAGCTGAAGGTCGTCGACGCCGAGGAGCGCTTCCTGGCCGCGCTGGCCGGGGTCAGCGACCCCGAGCAGAAGCGGAAGATCATCGGACGCGAGTTCATCCGCGTCTTCGAGCAGGCCCAGGCCGAGCTGGTCGCCGAGGCCGGCGCCGAGGGCGAGGAAGTCGCCTTCCTGGTCCAGGGCACGCTCTACCCGGACATCGTCGAGTCCGGCGGCGGCACGGGCACCGCCAACATCAAGTCGCACCACAACGTCGGCGGCCTCCCCGACGACATCGAGTTCCAGCTCGTCGAGCCGCTGCGGCAGCTGTTCAAGGACGAGGTCCGGATGGTCGGCAGCGAGCTCGGCCTGCCGGACGAGATCGTCCACCGCCAGCCGTTCCCCGGCCCCGGCCTGGGCATCCGCATCGTCGGCGAGGTCACCAAGGACCGCTTGGACCTGCTGCGCGAGGCCGACGCCATCGCCCGCGAGGAGCTGACCGCGGCCGGTCTGGACCGCGAGATCTGGCAGTGCCCCGTGGTCCTGCTCGCCGATGTCCGCTCGGTCGGCGTCCAGGGCGACGGCCGGACGTACGGCCACCCGATCGTGCTGCGCCCGGTGTCCTCCGAGGACGCGATGACCGCGGACTGGACGCGGATGCCGTACGACGTGCTGGCGCGGATCTCCACCCGCATCACCAACGAGGTCGCCGACGTCAACCGTGTCGTCCTCGATGTCACCAGCAAGCCCCCGGGCACCATCGAGTGGGAGTGA
- a CDS encoding helix-turn-helix transcriptional regulator — MGQAEEARDPRVRMWAPVCQAVARLLGPYAEVVLHDPDTDRVLEIWNPMSSRGPGDPSLLGELDGLAPSPQDVYGPYEKLLADGRRLSSVSAVLRDAHDRPSAVLCINLDRTPLEQAAAVLSAFGAPAVQRPEPLFEQDWSERIQHIIGSHVRETGRPVERMTRQDRLAVLGRLDEARVFAVRRAAPVVAGALRVSRSTVYGLLAELRASSAKD, encoded by the coding sequence ATGGGACAAGCAGAAGAGGCCCGAGATCCCCGTGTGCGGATGTGGGCGCCGGTGTGCCAGGCCGTCGCGCGGTTGCTCGGTCCGTACGCCGAGGTGGTGCTGCACGACCCGGACACCGACCGGGTCCTGGAGATCTGGAATCCGATGAGCTCGCGTGGCCCGGGGGACCCCTCCCTGCTCGGCGAACTGGACGGGCTCGCCCCGTCGCCGCAGGACGTGTACGGGCCGTACGAGAAGTTGCTCGCGGACGGCCGCCGGCTCTCGTCGGTGAGCGCGGTCCTGCGGGATGCGCACGACCGGCCGTCGGCCGTGCTGTGCATCAACCTCGACCGCACCCCGCTGGAGCAGGCCGCGGCGGTGCTGTCCGCCTTCGGCGCCCCGGCCGTGCAGCGCCCCGAGCCGCTGTTCGAGCAGGACTGGTCCGAGCGCATCCAGCACATCATCGGCAGCCACGTCCGCGAAACGGGCCGTCCCGTCGAGCGCATGACCCGCCAGGACCGCCTGGCCGTCCTCGGCCGGCTGGACGAGGCCCGGGTGTTCGCGGTGCGCCGCGCCGCGCCGGTCGTCGCCGGAGCACTGCGGGTGTCCCGGTCCACCGTCTACGGCCTGCTGGCCGAACTCCGAGCATCCAGCGCGAAGGACTGA
- a CDS encoding ornithine cyclodeaminase family protein, giving the protein MTLPVFDAAAIERAVTSRLVLDTVRAALIAHAEGRTSVPPPLHLDFPEADGDCHVKAGRLTGAADFTVKIATGFYGNPALGLPAHHGLVCVVSARTGAPRALLDDRGLLTAWRTAAAGALITHAMARPAAGTLAVFGTGEQARLQALWLAGLRPLGLVLVHGRTPDKARALCEALGAHGLAARPAAAAEAARADMIITATPATSPVLDAAMVRPGAHVTGIGTDMPHKNELPPALFHRARLIATDDHAQCLDHGDFGHAVRAGSAAEDGDIAAGLLLKAPVDRPDTAITVADLTGVGALDAALASAVLRRLRE; this is encoded by the coding sequence ATGACGCTCCCGGTCTTCGACGCGGCCGCCATCGAACGGGCCGTCACCTCGCGGCTGGTCCTCGACACCGTCCGTGCGGCGCTGATCGCACATGCGGAAGGCCGCACCAGCGTGCCGCCGCCGCTGCACCTGGACTTCCCCGAAGCCGACGGGGACTGCCACGTCAAAGCGGGCCGGCTCACCGGGGCCGCCGACTTCACCGTCAAGATCGCGACCGGCTTCTACGGCAACCCGGCGCTGGGCCTCCCCGCCCACCACGGTCTGGTCTGCGTCGTCAGCGCCCGCACCGGAGCGCCGCGCGCGCTCCTCGACGACCGCGGTCTGCTGACCGCTTGGCGCACCGCCGCCGCGGGCGCGCTGATCACCCATGCCATGGCCCGGCCCGCCGCCGGCACGCTGGCCGTCTTCGGCACCGGCGAACAGGCCCGTCTCCAGGCGCTCTGGCTGGCCGGACTCCGGCCGCTCGGCCTGGTCCTGGTCCACGGCCGCACCCCGGACAAGGCCCGCGCCCTGTGCGAGGCACTCGGTGCACACGGTCTGGCCGCCCGGCCCGCCGCGGCGGCGGAGGCGGCCCGGGCCGACATGATCATCACCGCGACGCCGGCCACGTCCCCCGTTCTGGACGCCGCCATGGTGCGCCCGGGCGCCCATGTCACCGGCATCGGCACGGACATGCCGCACAAGAACGAGCTGCCGCCCGCACTCTTCCACCGCGCACGGCTCATCGCCACCGACGACCACGCCCAGTGCCTCGACCACGGAGACTTCGGCCATGCCGTCCGCGCCGGGTCCGCCGCCGAGGACGGCGACATCGCGGCCGGGCTGCTGCTCAAGGCGCCCGTCGACCGGCCGGACACCGCGATCACGGTCGCCGACCTCACCGGTGTCGGCGCGCTGGACGCGGCGCTCGCCTCGGCCGTCCTTCGCCGGCTTCGGGAGTGA
- a CDS encoding transposase: MACTPAAAAWLARPFRPDHLTVGPDVPLPDAHCARIETLLPEHMPGRGGRWRDHREVIDAIAWKYRTGSRWVHHLPEKYGSWRGPATGCGCGPPAAPGSACSPR; the protein is encoded by the coding sequence GTGGCGTGCACACCGGCGGCGGCGGCATGGCTCGCTAGGCCGTTTCGTCCGGACCATCTGACCGTTGGTCCGGACGTGCCGTTACCTGATGCGCACTGCGCACGGATCGAGACCTTGCTTCCGGAGCACATGCCCGGACGAGGTGGCCGATGGCGCGATCACCGCGAGGTGATCGACGCGATCGCCTGGAAGTACCGGACCGGATCGCGGTGGGTCCACCACCTGCCCGAGAAGTACGGGAGCTGGAGAGGGCCCGCAACCGGCTGCGGATGCGGGCCGCCGGCGGCACCCGGGAGCGCGTGTTCACCGCGCTGA
- a CDS encoding aminotransferase class I/II-fold pyridoxal phosphate-dependent enzyme — MTRLPDFRLETYFSRWEFTARHHLTASDVQTMTLAELLGLADDKDREAFENLSLGYTETFGDPGLREAIAQTYEQADADDVICFAGAEEALYLAMNVLLGAGDHAVVVTPNYQAAETVPLALCEVTGVALDADRDWALDLDEVAAAIRPDTRVVSVNFPNNPTGKVLDAADFRALARLCEERGIHLFSDEVYRGLERDPARTLPQAADLSERALSLNVTSKSLGLPGLRVGWITCRDRALRARLERAKHYTTICNSAPSEVLARIALKARETILHRNRALIAANLPAFEAFFAEFADDFEWRRPDGGCVAYPRYLGADGVEEFCTRLVEEAGVLLLPASIYRSELTATPADRFRIGIGRRNPEEGLAAFADWMRARR; from the coding sequence ATGACCCGGCTGCCCGACTTCCGCCTCGAAACCTACTTCTCCCGCTGGGAGTTCACCGCCCGCCATCACCTGACCGCCTCCGACGTCCAGACCATGACACTCGCCGAGCTGCTCGGGCTGGCCGACGACAAGGACCGGGAGGCCTTCGAGAACCTGTCCCTGGGCTACACCGAGACCTTCGGCGACCCGGGCCTGCGGGAAGCGATCGCCCAGACGTACGAGCAGGCCGACGCGGACGACGTCATCTGCTTCGCGGGCGCCGAGGAAGCCCTGTATCTGGCGATGAACGTGCTGCTCGGCGCCGGTGACCACGCGGTGGTGGTGACCCCGAACTACCAGGCCGCCGAGACCGTGCCGCTGGCGCTGTGCGAGGTCACCGGTGTGGCCCTCGACGCGGACCGGGACTGGGCCCTGGACCTCGACGAGGTGGCGGCGGCGATCCGGCCGGACACCCGGGTCGTGTCGGTGAACTTCCCCAACAACCCGACCGGCAAGGTCCTCGATGCCGCCGACTTCCGCGCACTGGCCCGCCTGTGCGAGGAGCGCGGCATCCACCTGTTCAGCGACGAGGTCTACCGCGGCCTGGAACGCGACCCGGCACGCACCCTGCCGCAGGCCGCCGATCTGTCCGAGCGCGCACTGTCGTTGAACGTGACCTCGAAGTCCCTGGGGCTTCCCGGGCTGCGCGTCGGCTGGATCACCTGCCGCGACCGCGCGCTGCGCGCCCGTCTGGAGCGGGCCAAGCACTACACCACCATCTGCAACTCCGCGCCCAGCGAGGTCCTGGCCCGTATCGCCCTGAAGGCCCGCGAGACGATCCTGCACCGTAACCGGGCCCTGATCGCCGCCAATCTGCCGGCCTTCGAGGCGTTCTTCGCCGAGTTCGCGGACGACTTCGAGTGGCGGCGGCCGGACGGCGGATGCGTCGCCTACCCCCGCTACCTCGGTGCCGACGGAGTGGAGGAGTTCTGCACCCGTCTGGTCGAGGAAGCCGGCGTCCTGCTGCTGCCCGCGAGCATCTACCGCTCCGAACTCACCGCCACCCCCGCCGACCGTTTCCGCATCGGCATCGGCCGCCGCAACCCGGAGGAGGGCCTGGCGGCCTTCGCCGACTGGATGCGGGCGCGCCGATGA
- a CDS encoding chorismate mutase: MSTETHTTTAPAPGTGARTPEAAGIISDARQRIDDLDGRIIGLVQERMAVSAVIQRERLASGGRRVNLSREMEILDHYRGQLGKPGTALAMTLLELSRGQI; this comes from the coding sequence ATGAGCACCGAGACCCACACCACCACCGCACCCGCCCCCGGCACCGGCGCCCGCACGCCCGAGGCGGCCGGGATCATCAGCGACGCCCGGCAGCGGATCGACGATCTCGACGGCCGGATCATCGGCCTCGTGCAGGAACGGATGGCCGTCTCGGCCGTCATCCAGCGCGAGCGCCTCGCCTCCGGCGGACGCCGGGTGAACCTCTCCCGTGAGATGGAGATCCTCGACCACTACCGCGGCCAGCTCGGCAAGCCGGGCACCGCGCTGGCCATGACCCTGCTGGAGCTGTCCCGGGGCCAGATCTGA